A window from Dermacentor albipictus isolate Rhodes 1998 colony chromosome 10, USDA_Dalb.pri_finalv2, whole genome shotgun sequence encodes these proteins:
- the LOC135911473 gene encoding uncharacterized protein translates to MLTSSSHAMLTVLVVCHTVHSSAKFVELAFVSQCLRDEAQKLRESIRATTTCRATDSYFKQVKFLHDSISPAEWCMSGGGFFRLDRPLIVSMMSALITYAVILVQAHHELAHHEPALNATSLK, encoded by the exons ATGCTCACCTCGAGCAGCCACGCCATGCTCACGGTGCTGGTCGTCTGCCACACCGTCCACAGCTCGGCCAAGTTCGTCGAACTGGCCTTCGTCAGCCAGTGTCTACGAGACGAG GCTCAGAAGTTGAGAGAATCCATCCGTGCCACGACCACGTGCCGCGCCACGGATTCGTACTTCAAGCAG GTGAAGTTTCTCCACGACTCGATTTCTCCCGCAGAGTGGTGCATGAGCGGCGGAGGCTTCTTTCGCCTGGACCGGCCACTCATTGTTTCG ATGATGTCCGCTCTGATTACGTACGCGGTCATTTTGGTGCAAGCCCACCACGAACTCGCGCACCACGAGCCCGCCTTGAACGCTACGTCCTTAAAATAA